GTGAAATGTGAACATGAGGGAATGAAAGGAAACAATTTTACTTATCAAACTCATAGTGATTCTGTCATTGACGTCACTGAATTTTACAGTTCTCGTTGTAAACCACAGGGCCACCCAAAGCCGAGCCGGGGGCACCATCCAAGAACTCCGGCGCCAAGAACTGGCGGTGGTGGATGATGGTGTCGGTGGACGTCTTCTTCGTCGTCGCCGGCCAGACGTCCACGACGCTGCTGGGGAGGTACTACTACCACCAGGGCGGCAGCAGCAAGTGGATATCAACGTTCGTGCAGACCGCTGGCTTCCCCATACTGTTCCTCGCCCTCTTGTGTTTCCCCAagtcgtccggcggcggcggcgccaacgGCGACGGCCCGGTCGCCAAGGTCGCGGTGATCTACGTCGTCCTGGGGCTCGTCATAGCCGCCGACGACATGATGTACGCCGGCGGCCTCAAGTACCTCCCGGTCTCCACCTACTCGCTCATCTGCGCCAGCCAGCTGGCCTTCAACATCGTCTTCTCCTACGTGCTCAACTCGCAGAAGCTCACCGGCCTGATCTTCAACGACGTGATCCTGCTGACGCTGTCGGACGCGCTCCTCGGGGTGAACCACGACGAGACGGAGGACATGAGCGGCATGCCTCGGGGCAAGTACCTCATGGGCTTCCTGCTGATGCTGGGGGCGTCGGGCACCTACTCGCTCATCCTCTCCCTCATGCAGCTCACCTTCGAGAACGTGATCAAGAAGCACACCTACACGGCCGTGCTCAACATGCAGATATACACAGCGCTCGTCGCCACCATCGCCTCCATGGTCGGCCTCTTCACCAGTGGCGAGTGGAGGATGATGACGGAGGAGATGGACACCTTCCGCTCCGGCCAGTTCTCCTACTTCATGACGCTGGTGTGGACGGCCGTGTCCTGGCAGATCACCTCCGTCGGGGTGGTGGGGCTCGTCTTCGAGGTCTCCTCCCTCTTCTCCAACGTCATCAGCACCGTGTCGCTGCCCATCGTGCCCCTCTTCGCCGTGCTCATTTTCCACGACACCATGGATGGGATAAAGATCATATCCATGCTCATCGCCGCCTGGGGGTTCGTTTCCTATCTCATGCAACACTTCATCGATGACAAGAAAGCTAGGAAGGCGGCAGCTGGTGGCTAGTATAGTATATATATGGTCCTTGGTGCGCTAGGAATTAATAGTTTTGCTCTCTTCCAACCTAATCTGTTAGCTGCGAGGACCTAGGAGGTGTTGCTAATGCTATATATGTTGCAGGATTTTCTTCATAGAGTACTGCCTTCTGTATTATCTATGTATGCTACTGAATAATAATAGAATCTTCCCATTGAAAACTCTCTTATTTCTATCATCTTGTCTCCACTCCATGTCAGAAGTTGGAAATTACCAATACAGACTTACTTCtactcctccgtcccataatgtaaagcGTTTTTGCAAGCTAGTATATACATTAACCAACTTATTGTCGGCTGGTTAGAAAGAAAGTTGTACCCCGGACTCGCGAGGGATCGAACTCTAGGTTTAACGTCATGTATTTCTCACTAAGGCTTTGTTCGGTTTGAGATGGATTTGAAGGGGATTGGCAGGGATTGAGATGGATTAAATACCCTACAAACCAAAATCCTCTCCAATCCTCTTCAATACCCTTGAGAGAAGGATTAACCAAACAAGGCCTATGGCAGATGGAGGCATTCTCATTGACAACGGCCGTGCCATGACTTTCTTAGTCTTGAAGGTTCATAACTATGGTCTTTATGTATTGTTATTACGTGAGCGCACGCATGTGGTGGCGGTGCGCGTGTGTTCGCGTGAGCAGGCGTATACCTTTTACTTGGTGTGAATTTTCCCGAACCCGTGTCGGCTTAAGTTGAAAAAAAAATTAAGATAATCTCGTGAAGCTTTTAACTCGTCATAATATTTACAGGGACAAAAGTAAGATCATCTGGTGTGCCTAACCAAACATGACGGTCAACCCCAAGTAAGCGAGCGTGCTTCGCTAAATTATGAGCCTCGATATTCGAGCTCGTATACTCATAACTCACGGAACAAGTATCAAAAGTATTACAATGATCGATAATCTCTGGTATAATCACaccgtaagagcatctccaatatatGGTCTAAATGTAAAAATAACTAATTTTTGGACCGTCTGAGACCAAAAACGCAGCGTCAACAGATGGTTCATATGTAAAAAAAAATTGGACCGCGACCTCctcgtgatgtaaaatacaacacctcgcgatgcaaatatacatcacgagatgcatctagtccaaaaccagccgccgcccgcgaacgcccaaccgccacttcatttcctttcccgcccgcccgcccgcgacCTCCCGCCTGTCTGCCGNNNNNNNNNNNNNNNNNNNNNNNNNNNNNNNNNNNNNNNNNNNNNNNNNNNNNNNNNNNNNNNNNNNNNNNNNNNNNNNNNNNNNNNNNNNNNNNNNNNNNNNNNNNNNNNNNNNNNNNNNNNNNNNNNNNNNNNNNNNNNNNNNNNNNNNNNNNNNNNNNNNNNNNNNNNNNNNNNNNNNNNNNNNNNNNNNNNNNNNNNNNNNNNNNNNNNNNNNNNNNNNNNNNNNNNNNNNNNNNNNNNNNNNNNNNNNNNNNNNNNNNNNNNNNNNNNNNNNNNNNNNNNNNNNNNNNNNNNNNNNNNNNNNNNNNNNNNNNNNNNNNNNNNNNNNNNNNNNNNNNNNNNNNNNNNNNNNNNNNNNNNNNNNNNNNNNNNNNNNNNNNNNNNNNNNNNNNNNNNNNNNNNNNNNNNNNNNNTTCCACCGCCCCGCCGTAGCTCCGCCCGCCATCCCGCAGCTCCACCCCACCCTGCTCCATCCCGCCCGGCACCGTCTGCCACCGCCCCGCAGCTCCGCCCCGCCCGGCTCCGCCCGgctccgtccgtcgccgccccgcagATCCGCCCCGCAGCTCCGCACGCTGCCGCCACTCCACCGCTCtccgatggcgccgaagaagacgcCGAAGGGCAAGTCGGGCTTCTTCAGCGTGAGGCAGAAGCCCTCCGGTAACTGGGGTGTGgagttcttgaaggaaatatgccctagagacaataataaagttattatttatttccttatttatcatgataaaagtttattattcatgctagaattgtattaaccggaaacataatacatgtgtgaatacatagacaaacagagtgtcactagtatgcctctactagactagcttgttaatcaaagatggttatgtttcctaaccatggacaaagagttgtcatttgattaacaggatcacatcattagatgaatgatctgattgacatgacccattccattagcttagcacccgatcgtttagtatgttgctattgctttctttatgacttatacatgttcctatgactatcagattatgcaactcccatttgccggaggaacactttgtgtgctaccaaacgtcacaacgtaactgggtgattataaaggagctctacaggtgtctccaaaggtacatgttgggttggcgtatttcgagattaggatttgtcactctgattgtcggagaggtatctctgggccctctcggtaatgcacatcacataagccttgcaagcattgcaactaatgagttagttgtgagatgatgtattacggaacgagtaaagagacttgtcggtaatgagattgaactaggtattgagataccgacgatcgaatcttgggcaaataacataccgatgacaaagggaacaacgtatgttgttatgcggtctggccgataaagatcttcgtagaatatgtaggagccaatatgagcatccaggttccgctattggttattgaccggagacgagtctcggtcatgtctacattgttctcgaacccgtagggtccgcacgcttaaggtttcgatgacagttatattatgagtttatgagttttgatgtaccgaagctagttcggagtcccggatgtgatcacggacatgatgaggagtctcgaaatggtcgagacataaagattgatatattggacggctatattcggacaccggaagtgttccgggggatTTCAAAGAAAACCGGAgaaccggagggttaccggaacccccccgggagaagtaatgggccatatgagccttagtggagagagagaggcagccagAGGTGGGCCacacgcctcctcccccctggtctgaattggactaggagaggggggcggcgccccccctttccctctccctccccacttctttccccctcctagtacgagtcctactcctactaggaggaggactcctccttggcgtgcctatagggccggccggcctcctccccttgctcctttatatacgggggcaggggcacccctagacacacaagttgatccacgtgatcatattcttagccgtgtgcggtgcccccttccaccatagtcctcgataatattgtagcggtgcttaggcgaagccctgcgacagtagaacatcaagatcgtcaccacgccatcgtgctgacggaactcttccccgacactttgctggatcggagtccggggatcatcatcgagctgaacgtgtgctagaactcggaggtgccgtagtttcggtacttgatcggtcgggccgtgaagacgtacgactacatcaaccgcgttgtgctaacgcttccgctgtcggtctacaagggtacgtagatcacactctcccctctcgttgctatgcatcaccatgatcttgcgtgtgcgtaggaaattttttgaaattactatgaaacccaacagtggcatccgagcctaggttttatatgttgattttatatgcacgagtagaacacaagtgagttgtgggtgatataagtcatattgcttaccagcatgtcatactttggttcagcagtattgttggacgaagcggcccggaccaacattacgtgtacgcttacgcgagaccggttctcccgacgtgctttgcacataggtgacttgcgggtgacagtttctccaactttagttgaaccgagtgtggctacgcccggtccttgcgaaggttaaaatagcaccaacttgacaaactatcgttgtggttttgatgcgtaggtaagattggttcttgcttaagcccgtagcagccacgtaaaacttgcaacaacaaagtagaggacgtctaacttgtttttccagggcatgttgtgatgtgatatggtcaagacatgatgctaaattttattgtatgaaatgatcatgttttgtaactgagttatcggcaactggcaggagccatatggttgtcgctttattgtatgcaatgcaatcgccctgtaatgctttactttatcactaagcggtagcgatagtcgtagaagcataagattggcgagacgacaacgatgctacgatggagatcaaggtgtcgcgccggtgacgatggtgatcacgacggtgcttcaaggatggagatcacaagcacaagatgatgatggccatatcatatcacttatattgattgcatgtgatgtttatcttttatgcatcttatcttgctttgattgacggtagcattataagatgattcctcactaaattttaagataaaagtgttctccctgagtatgcaccgttgccaaagttcgtcgtgcccagacaccacgtgatgatcgggtgtgataagctctacgtccatctacaacgggtgcaagccagttttgcacacacagaatactcaggttaaacttcacgagcctagcatatgcagatatggcctcggaacactgagatcgaaagatcgagcgtgaatcatatagtagatatgatcaacatagcgatgttcaccattgaaaactactccatttcacgtgatgatcggttatggtttagttgatttggatcacgtgatcacttagaggattagagggatgtctatctaagtgggagttcttaagtaatatgattaattgaactttaatttatcatgaacttagtcctggtattattagcatatctatgttgtagatcaatagctcgcgttgttgctttcatatgtttattttgatatgttcctagagaaaaattgtgttgaaagatgttagtagcaatgatgcggattggatccgtgatctgaggtttatcctcattgctgcacagaagaattatgtccttgatgcaccgctaggtgacagacctattgcaggagcagatgcagacgttatgaacgtttggctatctcaatatgatgactacttgatagtttagtggaccatgtttaatggcttagaatcgggacttcaaagacgttttgaacgtcatggagcatatgagatgttccaggagttgaagttaatatttcaagaaaatatccgagttgagagatatgaagtctccaacaagttctatagctaaaagattgAGGAGattcgctcaactagtgagcatgtgcccagattgtctgagtactacaatcgcttgaatcaagtgggagttaatcttctagataagatagtgattgacagaattctctagtcaccatcaccaagttagtagaacttcgtgatgaactatgatatgcaagggataacggaaacgattcccaagctcttcgtaatgcggaaattgacgaaggtagaaatcgagaaaaacatcaagtgttgatggtagacaagaccactagtttcaagaaaagggcagagggaagaaggggaacttcaagaagaacagcaagcaagttgctgctcaagtgaaga
The window above is part of the Triticum aestivum cultivar Chinese Spring chromosome 2A, IWGSC CS RefSeq v2.1, whole genome shotgun sequence genome. Proteins encoded here:
- the LOC123186052 gene encoding probable purine permease 11, with the protein product MADASAGNNAGSTSNAEVQIQIPVGPPKAEPGAPSKNSGAKNWRWWMMVSVDVFFVVAGQTSTTLLGRYYYHQGGSSKWISTFVQTAGFPILFLALLCFPKSSGGGGANGDGPVAKVAVIYVVLGLVIAADDMMYAGGLKYLPVSTYSLICASQLAFNIVFSYVLNSQKLTGLIFNDVILLTLSDALLGVNHDETEDMSGMPRGKYLMGFLLMLGASGTYSLILSLMQLTFENVIKKHTYTAVLNMQIYTALVATIASMVGLFTSGEWRMMTEEMDTFRSGQFSYFMTLVWTAVSWQITSVGVVGLVFEVSSLFSNVISTVSLPIVPLFAVLIFHDTMDGIKIISMLIAAWGFVSYLMQHFIDDKKARKAAAGG